From the genome of Bradyrhizobium elkanii USDA 76, one region includes:
- a CDS encoding heme lyase CcmF/NrfE family subunit — protein MIAESGHYALVLALGLALIQSIVPIVGARWRDAALMNVARSTALAQLLFVAASFAALVTLHVTSDFSVANVYENSHSLKPLLYKITGVWGNHEGSMLLWVSILALFGGLVAAFGNNLPLSLRAHVLAVQAWVASAFYLFILITSNPFLRIANPPLEGRDLNPVLQDIGLAVHPPMLYLGYVGFSISFSFAVAALLEGRIDAAWARWVRPWTLMAWIFLTLGIAMGSYWAYYELGWGGWWFWDPVENASLMPWLAGTALLHSALVMEKRNALKVWTVLLSILTFSLSLLGTFLVRSGVLTSVHAFATDPTRGVFILLILFVFIGGSLSLYAWRAPALKQGGLFAPISREGALVLNNLLLTTACATVFIGTLYPLALEVLTGEKISVGAPFFNFTFAPLFVPLLLAVPFGPLLAWKRGDLLGAAQRLMLAGIVALVAMALVLAWTYGGATLAPLAIGLAVFVIMGALCDLAERIALFRIPLSLSLRRARGLPRATWGTAFAHAGLGVALIGIVCETTWNSEYIGAMKPDDVARVAGYQLRLDGLNPRQGPNFREMVAQFTVTRDGEKVSVMTPSKRNFTTRGASTTEAALMTRGASQLYISLGDTSADGAIAVRIYHKPLVLMIWWGPVLMAFGGMLSLSDRRLRVGAPKPAKAARALQAAE, from the coding sequence GTGATTGCCGAAAGTGGACATTACGCCCTGGTGCTCGCGCTTGGGCTCGCGTTGATCCAGTCCATCGTCCCGATCGTCGGCGCGCGCTGGCGCGATGCGGCGCTGATGAACGTCGCGCGTTCGACCGCGCTCGCCCAGTTGCTGTTCGTCGCGGCGTCGTTCGCGGCGCTGGTGACGCTGCACGTCACCTCGGATTTCTCGGTCGCCAATGTCTACGAGAATTCGCATTCGCTGAAGCCGCTGCTCTACAAGATCACCGGCGTCTGGGGAAACCATGAAGGCTCGATGCTGCTGTGGGTGTCGATCCTGGCGCTGTTCGGCGGCCTCGTCGCGGCGTTCGGCAACAATCTGCCGCTGTCGCTGCGCGCGCATGTGCTGGCGGTGCAGGCCTGGGTCGCCAGCGCCTTCTATCTGTTCATCCTGATCACCTCGAACCCGTTCCTGCGCATCGCCAATCCGCCGCTGGAAGGACGCGACCTCAATCCGGTGCTGCAGGATATCGGCCTCGCGGTGCATCCGCCGATGCTCTATCTCGGCTATGTCGGCTTCTCGATCTCGTTCTCGTTCGCGGTGGCGGCGCTGCTCGAGGGACGGATCGACGCCGCCTGGGCGCGCTGGGTGCGGCCGTGGACGCTGATGGCGTGGATCTTCCTGACGCTCGGCATCGCGATGGGCTCCTACTGGGCCTATTACGAGCTCGGCTGGGGCGGCTGGTGGTTCTGGGATCCGGTCGAGAACGCCTCGCTGATGCCGTGGCTTGCCGGCACCGCGCTGTTGCATTCGGCGCTGGTGATGGAAAAGCGCAACGCGCTGAAGGTCTGGACCGTCCTGTTGTCGATCCTGACCTTCTCGCTGTCGCTGCTCGGCACCTTCCTGGTGCGCTCCGGCGTGCTGACGTCGGTTCACGCCTTCGCGACCGATCCGACGCGCGGCGTGTTCATCCTGCTGATCCTGTTCGTCTTCATCGGCGGCAGCCTGTCGCTGTATGCCTGGCGCGCGCCGGCGCTGAAGCAGGGCGGACTGTTCGCGCCGATCTCGCGCGAGGGCGCGCTGGTGCTCAACAACCTGCTGCTCACCACCGCCTGCGCGACCGTGTTCATCGGCACGCTGTATCCGCTGGCGCTCGAGGTTCTGACCGGCGAAAAGATTTCGGTCGGCGCGCCGTTCTTCAATTTCACCTTCGCGCCGCTGTTCGTGCCGCTGCTGCTCGCGGTGCCGTTCGGGCCGCTGCTGGCCTGGAAGCGCGGCGATCTGCTCGGCGCGGCGCAGCGGCTGATGCTGGCCGGCATCGTCGCGCTGGTTGCGATGGCGCTGGTGTTGGCATGGACCTATGGCGGCGCGACGTTGGCGCCGCTCGCGATCGGGCTTGCGGTGTTCGTGATCATGGGCGCGCTATGCGATCTCGCCGAGCGCATCGCGCTGTTCCGGATTCCGCTGTCGCTCTCGCTGCGCCGCGCGCGCGGGTTGCCGCGCGCGACCTGGGGGACGGCGTTTGCGCATGCCGGTCTCGGCGTCGCGCTGATCGGGATCGTCTGCGAGACCACCTGGAATAGCGAATATATCGGCGCGATGAAGCCGGACGACGTCGCCCGCGTCGCCGGCTACCAGTTGCGGCTCGACGGCCTGAATCCGCGGCAGGGTCCGAACTTCCGCGAGATGGTCGCGCAATTCACCGTGACGCGTGACGGCGAGAAGGTCAGCGTGATGACGCCCTCGAAGCGCAACTTCACGACCCGCGGCGCCTCGACGACCGAGGCCGCGCTGATGACGCGGGGAGCAAGCCAGCTCTATATCTCGCTCGGCGATACCT
- the ccmE gene encoding cytochrome c maturation protein CcmE, with amino-acid sequence MTRKQRRLTLIGCALVVLAIAAGLVLNALRDSIVFFSTPSMVAEKHLGPGKRFRLGGLVQPGSLNRGDNLAVTFTVADGGATLPVAYKGILPDLFREGQGVVAEGVLDANGVFRADTVLAKHDETYMPKDVADALKKQGHWKDDYGAKSGNTPSASAAPTQGAVR; translated from the coding sequence ATGACCAGGAAACAACGGCGTTTGACACTGATCGGCTGCGCGCTCGTCGTGCTGGCGATCGCCGCGGGCCTGGTGCTGAACGCGCTGCGCGATTCCATCGTATTCTTCTCGACGCCGTCGATGGTCGCCGAAAAGCATCTCGGTCCGGGCAAGCGCTTCCGGCTCGGCGGTCTGGTGCAGCCGGGGTCGCTGAATCGCGGCGACAATCTCGCCGTGACCTTCACCGTCGCCGACGGCGGCGCGACGCTGCCGGTCGCCTACAAGGGCATCCTGCCGGATCTGTTCCGCGAGGGGCAGGGCGTCGTCGCCGAAGGCGTGCTCGACGCGAACGGCGTGTTCCGCGCCGACACCGTGCTCGCCAAGCATGACGAGACCTATATGCCGAAGGACGTCGCCGACGCCCTGAAGAAGCAGGGCCACTGGAAGGACGACTACGGTGCCAAATCAGGCAATACGCCGAGCGCCTCCGCGGCGCCGACCCAGGGAGCCGTGCGGTGA
- the ccmI gene encoding c-type cytochrome biogenesis protein CcmI: MTLWFVFALMTVAAIFAVLWPLSRRGRADTGGSEVVVYRDQLAEIDRDMAAGIIGAAEADAARVEISRRLLAAADQSGRETPMQGSLNLRRTAAIVGLVGLPVIASGFYLALGSPRLGDFPLAERGRVADANQPLANLVAQVEAHLEKNPTDGRGWTVLAPVLSRLGRYDDAVRAYRNAITYAGDSADRRADLGEALMGTAGGVVTADAKAEFERAVALNGDDAKANYFLGLAAEQDGRKADAAALWQKMLAKAPADAPWRPLVQAALVRVGGSAPGGGSVTGGVSSPGGVSAPALPDSAVAAARDMSAADRGTMIKGMVDRLATRLKTNGDDVEGWLRLVRAYLVMGERDKAMSALADARQAVANDADRLRQLNEGLKNLGLDG; the protein is encoded by the coding sequence ATGACGCTGTGGTTTGTGTTCGCGCTGATGACGGTCGCGGCGATCTTTGCCGTGCTGTGGCCGCTCAGCCGCCGCGGGCGCGCGGATACCGGCGGCAGCGAGGTCGTGGTCTATCGCGACCAGCTCGCCGAAATCGACCGCGACATGGCGGCCGGGATCATCGGCGCCGCCGAGGCCGATGCCGCGCGGGTCGAGATCAGCCGCCGGCTGTTGGCCGCCGCCGATCAGAGCGGACGTGAGACCCCGATGCAAGGCAGCCTCAATCTGCGGCGCACTGCCGCGATCGTCGGCCTGGTCGGATTGCCGGTGATTGCCTCGGGCTTCTATCTCGCGCTCGGCTCGCCGCGCCTCGGTGACTTTCCGCTCGCCGAGCGCGGCCGGGTGGCCGACGCCAACCAGCCGCTCGCCAATCTGGTCGCGCAGGTCGAGGCGCATCTCGAAAAGAACCCGACCGACGGCCGCGGCTGGACGGTGCTGGCCCCGGTGCTGTCGCGCCTCGGCCGCTACGATGACGCCGTCCGCGCCTATCGCAACGCCATCACCTATGCCGGCGACAGCGCCGATCGCCGCGCCGATCTCGGCGAGGCGCTGATGGGGACTGCTGGCGGCGTCGTCACCGCGGACGCCAAGGCGGAATTCGAGCGCGCGGTCGCGCTGAATGGCGACGATGCCAAGGCGAACTATTTCCTCGGCCTTGCCGCCGAGCAGGACGGCCGCAAGGCCGACGCCGCGGCGCTCTGGCAGAAGATGCTGGCGAAGGCGCCGGCGGACGCGCCGTGGCGGCCGCTGGTGCAGGCCGCGCTGGTACGCGTCGGCGGCAGCGCGCCCGGCGGCGGCAGCGTGACCGGCGGCGTCAGCTCGCCCGGTGGCGTCAGCGCACCGGCGCTGCCGGACAGCGCGGTGGCCGCGGCCCGGGACATGAGCGCGGCCGATCGCGGCACCATGATCAAAGGCATGGTCGATCGGCTGGCGACGCGGCTGAAGACCAATGGCGACGACGTCGAGGGCTGGCTGCGGCTGGTCCGCGCCTATCTCGTGATGGGCGAGCGCGACAAGGCAATGAGCGCGCTCGCGGATGCCCGTCAGGCGGTCGCCAACGATGCGGACCGGTTGCGTCAGCTCAATGAGGGGCTGAAGAATCTCGGGCTGGATGGATAA
- a CDS encoding sensor histidine kinase, with protein sequence MGGSSLATRLFVSATAWVVVILAITGVILSSVYRDATERAFDRRLNLYLRTLIAEVATPDEPADRQFQSLGEPLFDLPLSGWYWQITRTDTEKGETRASRSLWDKKLPKLEEHGAELTAAGVRLGYVDGPEGQSLRVVERPVDLGADGKFLVSVAGDATEIFDETRSFDYYLGGTFAALGIVLLLTTIFQVRYGLAPLKRISDAIADIRSGRAERLEGRFPVEIAPLARETNALIDANREIVERSRTHVGNLAHAIKTPLSVIVNEAGAHAGDPFASKVLEQADLMRDQVAHHLERARIAARATIVSTITDVAPVIEALRRTMEKIHRDRDLSIEAKADPAARFRGERQDLEEMVGNLVDNACKWAASQVFVEVTVVPPEASGAGPRLRIVVDDDGRGLSEAERAQVSRRGQRLDESKPGSGLGLSIVTDLAGLYGGNLTLNNAPIGGLRAEIMLPAV encoded by the coding sequence ATGGGCGGCAGCTCGCTCGCGACACGCCTGTTCGTCTCGGCGACCGCCTGGGTGGTGGTGATCCTGGCGATCACGGGCGTCATCCTGTCGTCGGTCTATCGCGACGCCACCGAGCGCGCCTTCGACCGGCGGCTCAATCTCTATCTGCGCACCCTGATCGCCGAAGTGGCGACGCCGGACGAGCCGGCGGACCGCCAGTTCCAGTCGCTCGGCGAGCCGCTGTTCGACCTGCCATTGTCAGGCTGGTACTGGCAGATCACCCGGACCGATACCGAAAAGGGCGAGACCCGCGCCTCGCGCTCGCTGTGGGACAAGAAGCTGCCCAAGCTCGAGGAGCACGGCGCCGAGTTGACCGCTGCCGGCGTCCGCCTCGGCTATGTCGACGGGCCCGAGGGCCAGAGCCTGCGCGTGGTGGAGCGGCCGGTCGATCTCGGCGCCGACGGCAAGTTCCTGGTCAGCGTCGCTGGCGATGCCACCGAGATCTTCGATGAGACGCGCAGCTTCGACTACTATCTCGGCGGCACCTTCGCCGCGCTCGGCATCGTGCTGCTGCTGACCACGATCTTCCAGGTGCGCTACGGCCTCGCGCCGCTCAAGCGGATTTCGGATGCGATCGCCGATATCCGCTCCGGCCGCGCCGAGCGGCTGGAAGGCCGGTTTCCGGTCGAGATCGCGCCGCTGGCACGCGAGACCAATGCGCTGATCGATGCCAACCGGGAGATCGTCGAGCGCTCGCGCACCCATGTCGGCAATCTCGCCCATGCGATCAAGACGCCGTTGTCGGTGATCGTGAACGAGGCGGGCGCGCATGCCGGCGATCCGTTCGCCAGCAAGGTGCTGGAGCAGGCCGATCTGATGCGGGACCAGGTCGCGCACCATCTCGAGCGCGCGCGGATCGCCGCCCGTGCCACTATCGTCAGCACCATCACCGATGTCGCACCTGTGATCGAGGCGCTGCGCCGGACCATGGAGAAGATCCATCGCGATCGCGACCTTTCGATCGAGGCGAAGGCCGATCCGGCGGCACGGTTTCGCGGCGAGCGGCAGGACCTGGAGGAGATGGTCGGCAATCTCGTCGACAACGCCTGCAAATGGGCGGCTTCGCAGGTGTTCGTCGAGGTGACCGTGGTCCCGCCCGAGGCCTCGGGCGCCGGGCCGAGACTGCGCATTGTGGTCGACGACGACGGGCGCGGCCTGTCGGAAGCCGAGCGGGCCCAGGTGTCGCGGCGCGGCCAGCGGCTCGACGAGTCGAAACCCGGCTCGGGGCTCGGCCTGTCGATCGTGACCGATCTCGCCGGCCTCTATGGCGGCAATCTCACCCTGAACAACGCGCCGATCGGCGGCCTGCGGGCGGAGATCATGTTGCCGGCGGTGTAG
- a CDS encoding response regulator transcription factor, which translates to MRLLVVEDDPDLNRQLTTALTDAGYVVDRAFDGEEGHFLGDSEPYDAVVLDIGLPKMDGISVLEAWRRNKRVMPVLILTARDRWSDKVQGFDAGADDYVAKPFHLEEVLARIRALLRRATGHAQVELNCGPVALNTRTKRVTVNGNPIKLTSHEYNLLDYLMHHTGRVVSRTELVEHLYDQDFDRDSNTIEVFVGRIRKKLEVDIIQTVRGLGYMLSPPT; encoded by the coding sequence GTGCGTCTGCTCGTCGTTGAGGATGACCCGGATCTGAACCGCCAGCTCACCACCGCGCTGACGGACGCCGGCTATGTGGTCGATCGCGCGTTCGACGGCGAGGAGGGGCATTTCCTTGGCGACAGCGAGCCCTATGACGCGGTCGTGCTGGATATCGGTCTGCCGAAGATGGACGGTATTTCGGTGCTCGAGGCCTGGCGGCGGAACAAGCGGGTGATGCCGGTGCTGATCCTCACCGCACGCGATCGCTGGAGCGACAAGGTTCAGGGCTTCGACGCCGGCGCCGACGACTATGTCGCCAAGCCCTTCCACCTTGAGGAGGTGCTGGCGCGGATCCGCGCGCTGCTGCGCCGCGCGACGGGGCATGCCCAGGTCGAACTGAACTGCGGGCCGGTGGCGCTGAATACCCGCACCAAGCGTGTCACCGTCAACGGCAATCCGATCAAGCTGACCTCGCACGAATACAATCTGCTCGACTATCTGATGCACCACACCGGGCGGGTGGTCTCGCGCACCGAACTGGTGGAGCATCTCTACGACCAGGACTTCGACCGCGACTCGAACACGATCGAGGTATTCGTCGGGCGCATTCGCAAGAAGCTGGAAGTCGATATCATCCAGACCGTTCGCGGCCTCGGCTACATGCTGTCGCCGCCGACCTAG